The proteins below are encoded in one region of Paenibacillus albus:
- the spoVAC gene encoding stage V sporulation protein AC, which yields MTMSPKEYQNFAKSREPGRSVLANCAKAFLVGGLLCVLGQAIQEVFMYGMNMSRQEASNPTVAVLILLSVILTCFGVYDKIAQWAGAGTAVPVTGFANSMCSAALEHRSEGLVLGVGANMFKLAGSVIVYGVVAAFFVGIVYLVFGIGMGGH from the coding sequence ATGACGATGTCACCTAAAGAGTATCAGAATTTCGCAAAATCACGTGAGCCAGGCCGTTCGGTTCTAGCCAACTGCGCGAAAGCGTTTCTCGTTGGCGGGCTGCTGTGCGTGCTTGGACAAGCCATACAGGAAGTGTTCATGTACGGAATGAATATGTCCCGGCAGGAAGCGAGCAACCCTACCGTTGCTGTGCTTATTCTGCTCTCTGTCATTCTGACCTGCTTTGGCGTATACGATAAGATCGCCCAGTGGGCGGGGGCAGGAACAGCGGTGCCTGTAACGGGCTTTGCCAATTCGATGTGCTCCGCGGCGCTTGAGCATCGCAGCGAAGGACTGGTTCTCGGCGTTGGCGCGAACATGTTCAAGCTGGCCGGCTCGGTGATCGTGTATGGCGTCGTCGCTGCTTTCTTTGTCGGCATCGTCTATCTCGTGTTCGGAATCGGAATGGGAGGGCACTGA
- a CDS encoding LacI family DNA-binding transcriptional regulator, producing MARKISMQQIADRLGVSKYSVSQALAGKPGVSAATRREVLALATALGYTVRATPAAAQTQTNHEAGAESDAHVGALAVLGHESVCSKVNAEAPLPIIHIGLDIRHEQEPYFWLRVKEGLEAGCRMQGFQPEFFTFGQEEHSTWTTATEDLPAYTAGFIIAGKCPLGTLLTLNRYGHPIVLVDHEEPMIGADAVLHANAEAGRMACHHLLSQGCRSLVFIGRDSFAVSFTERWWGCRLAMDEARAAVRSESFLLKKWTVPYGGDGVPMSRGWESTIERRLDAAASQQELPDGIICANDDIALYLLQLLRQRGLLEKVRVVGIDNTAPSLSAVVPLTTVDLAKEWLGIRAVEVFARKLRQPSSLPEKIILRAQLVVRDSG from the coding sequence ATGGCTCGCAAAATATCGATGCAGCAAATCGCCGACCGGCTCGGCGTCTCCAAATATAGCGTATCACAAGCGCTCGCAGGCAAACCGGGCGTTAGCGCTGCGACGCGAAGAGAGGTGCTCGCGCTTGCCACGGCGCTAGGCTATACCGTTCGGGCAACTCCAGCTGCGGCTCAGACTCAGACAAATCATGAAGCCGGGGCTGAATCTGACGCTCACGTTGGAGCATTAGCCGTACTTGGACACGAATCAGTATGCTCCAAAGTCAATGCCGAAGCTCCGCTGCCTATCATCCACATTGGTCTCGACATTCGTCACGAGCAGGAGCCGTACTTCTGGCTGCGCGTGAAGGAAGGGTTGGAAGCAGGCTGCCGGATGCAGGGCTTTCAGCCGGAGTTTTTTACCTTCGGGCAAGAAGAGCACAGCACATGGACGACAGCGACAGAAGACCTGCCCGCCTACACCGCTGGTTTTATTATCGCTGGCAAATGCCCGCTCGGCACTTTGCTCACATTGAATCGGTACGGTCATCCGATTGTTCTCGTTGATCACGAGGAGCCGATGATCGGCGCCGATGCGGTGCTTCATGCGAACGCGGAGGCGGGCCGGATGGCCTGTCACCATTTGTTGTCGCAAGGCTGCCGCTCGCTTGTGTTTATTGGACGCGACAGCTTCGCCGTGAGTTTCACGGAACGGTGGTGGGGGTGCCGACTGGCAATGGATGAAGCGAGAGCGGCTGTCCGCAGCGAGAGCTTCCTGCTCAAGAAATGGACGGTCCCTTATGGGGGAGACGGAGTTCCGATGTCTAGAGGCTGGGAATCCACAATCGAACGCCGGCTAGACGCCGCTGCTTCTCAGCAGGAGCTGCCGGACGGAATAATTTGCGCCAATGATGACATTGCGCTGTACTTGCTTCAGCTGTTGAGACAGCGCGGATTGTTAGAGAAGGTTCGCGTCGTAGGCATTGATAATACTGCGCCGAGCTTGTCCGCCGTTGTCCCGCTCACAACGGTCGATCTGGCGAAGGAATGGCTCGGCATCAGAGCGGTTGAAGTGTTCGCCAGGAAGCTGAGGCAGCCGTCAAGCTTGCCGGAGAAAATCATTCTCCGCGCGCAGTTAGTCGTCCGGGACTCTGGTTAG
- a CDS encoding alpha-amylase family protein → MSNWILFYDENFPYAGERPDAAALARLSETFRIVGAGELASQLQDAAVYVHLHGSYFPKDAWPAVFAHVNAGKGLITAGGAPFKTPVYNESGEWIAEPNQTAYHQQLHINEALVVAGEGVSSLQHLRDIPLFAGYESLFTVEPTFGLVLHITHADDCPGEGGTSGPIDAHIYPLLRGISGDGLARELTAPAVLLEHTKGQFSGGRWMLINQPLRSAFWSGAGTEALAKWATFTAQGVTELWLKPNYGSYELGERPVFMIQGQQLLASRNDEKSAWTFNLRVLKSNSSSVSEPAPNFIYNDADFTEVWRSDVEFSISRELTIHRLVAPQPVEAGFYVAECVATAASGEQRLLRQGFWGMDQELLSSGEMITCDRDYFWKNGRPLPIVGMTYMTSDVARKYLFLPNAAVWDRDMAQMKRAGINSIRTGIWTAFRYVMYVDGHPYEEVLRAIDAFFLTAKRHDLEVTFNFFAFTPEAWEGVNPYLDPRSVEAQKRFIAAIVSRHADSKHVHWDLINEPSMFDPKRIFSGPRSAQDKFEKAHYVKWLQQRHSSIRELQERWNMTPAELPSFEAVKLPEADEISFNTTQISVKRGAPWLDYTLFTMEMHNLWASQLVATIRSIQPKQLVTVGQDEGLGAQRPSPFFYAEEVDYTTVHSWWLMDDLVWDGVFAKAPNKPNLIQETGIMHVETPDGRSKRSEEELRNILERKYAYAFSTGGAGAVQWIWNINFYMNNINESHIGAIRADGTEKPEANVSYDFGAFMGQIRDLFVGRQLEDVAVIFPYSNDFSNRKLAYAATTRAIRTLSYTMNVHAFGLGDYHLEALAETKPKLIIVPSAHNFSSDALEILTSHVKTHGGTLLFTGPLGLDEYWRPVSGRAPEVGEHSVSNLLREELLELDGKLLPVSFGGARIADSNKGVLAESGSGAAKLTEVALGAGRLLWSPLPIELNERLAPLQAVYEKALQQAGVEAELDWLHGGELPGVYGRKLAFDSGSLYIFVSEFGCDAAIEIRDPKTGKQYAFTLPQERTVMFAADANGELLAVYRPQEVAVEVK, encoded by the coding sequence ATGAGCAATTGGATACTATTCTATGATGAGAACTTCCCTTACGCAGGCGAACGTCCCGATGCGGCCGCACTAGCACGTTTAAGCGAAACCTTCCGCATTGTCGGCGCTGGCGAATTGGCTTCACAGCTGCAGGATGCCGCGGTTTATGTGCATTTGCACGGCTCATACTTCCCGAAGGATGCATGGCCAGCGGTTTTCGCGCATGTGAACGCAGGCAAAGGCTTAATTACGGCGGGCGGCGCTCCATTCAAGACGCCTGTGTACAATGAAAGCGGCGAGTGGATCGCTGAGCCGAACCAAACGGCTTACCATCAGCAGCTGCATATTAATGAAGCGCTTGTCGTTGCCGGCGAAGGCGTTAGCAGCTTGCAGCATCTGCGCGACATTCCGCTGTTCGCAGGTTATGAATCGCTGTTTACCGTTGAACCGACGTTCGGACTTGTGCTGCATATCACGCATGCCGACGACTGTCCCGGAGAAGGCGGAACGTCAGGTCCGATCGACGCTCATATCTACCCGCTCCTTCGCGGAATTAGCGGTGACGGCTTAGCTCGCGAGCTGACTGCGCCTGCTGTGCTGCTCGAGCACACGAAAGGCCAGTTCAGCGGCGGACGCTGGATGCTGATTAACCAGCCGCTTCGCAGCGCATTCTGGTCCGGTGCCGGTACAGAAGCGCTGGCGAAATGGGCAACGTTCACGGCGCAAGGCGTAACCGAGCTGTGGTTGAAGCCGAATTACGGCTCCTATGAGCTTGGCGAACGCCCGGTATTCATGATCCAAGGTCAACAGCTGCTCGCGTCTCGCAATGACGAGAAGAGCGCTTGGACGTTCAACCTGCGCGTGCTGAAGTCGAACAGCAGCAGCGTTAGCGAGCCTGCTCCGAACTTCATCTACAACGATGCCGACTTCACCGAAGTATGGCGTTCAGATGTCGAATTTAGCATCAGCCGCGAGCTGACGATTCACCGTCTTGTTGCACCGCAGCCTGTTGAAGCCGGCTTCTATGTCGCCGAGTGTGTTGCAACGGCCGCTTCCGGCGAGCAGCGTCTGCTCCGCCAAGGCTTCTGGGGCATGGATCAAGAGCTGCTCTCTTCAGGCGAAATGATCACTTGTGATCGCGACTACTTCTGGAAGAACGGCCGTCCGCTTCCGATTGTCGGCATGACTTATATGACGAGCGACGTTGCGCGCAAATACCTGTTCCTGCCGAACGCAGCCGTATGGGATCGCGACATGGCGCAGATGAAACGCGCTGGCATCAACTCCATTCGGACCGGGATTTGGACCGCTTTCCGCTATGTCATGTACGTCGATGGACATCCGTATGAGGAAGTGCTGCGCGCCATCGATGCGTTCTTCCTTACGGCGAAGCGCCATGATCTCGAAGTGACGTTCAACTTCTTCGCCTTTACGCCTGAAGCATGGGAAGGCGTCAATCCGTACCTGGACCCGCGCAGCGTTGAAGCTCAGAAGCGTTTCATCGCCGCTATCGTATCCAGACATGCGGATTCGAAGCATGTTCACTGGGACTTGATCAATGAGCCGTCGATGTTCGATCCGAAGCGGATCTTCAGTGGACCGCGCTCTGCGCAGGACAAGTTCGAGAAAGCACACTATGTGAAATGGCTGCAGCAGCGACACAGCTCGATCCGCGAGCTGCAAGAACGCTGGAATATGACGCCTGCCGAGCTTCCTTCCTTCGAAGCAGTGAAGCTTCCGGAAGCGGACGAAATCAGCTTCAATACGACGCAAATTTCCGTTAAACGCGGTGCTCCTTGGCTCGATTACACGCTGTTCACAATGGAGATGCATAACCTGTGGGCTTCACAGCTCGTGGCGACGATCCGTTCGATCCAGCCGAAGCAGCTTGTTACCGTCGGTCAAGACGAAGGACTTGGCGCACAGCGCCCATCACCGTTCTTCTACGCCGAAGAGGTCGACTATACAACGGTTCACTCGTGGTGGCTGATGGACGATCTCGTATGGGATGGCGTCTTCGCCAAAGCGCCAAATAAACCGAACCTTATTCAAGAAACAGGCATTATGCACGTGGAAACGCCGGACGGCCGCTCTAAGCGCAGCGAGGAAGAGCTGCGCAACATCCTTGAGCGTAAGTATGCTTATGCGTTCTCGACAGGCGGCGCCGGTGCGGTGCAATGGATCTGGAACATCAACTTCTACATGAACAACATCAATGAATCGCATATCGGCGCTATTCGCGCAGATGGCACGGAGAAGCCGGAAGCGAACGTATCATATGATTTTGGCGCTTTCATGGGTCAAATCCGCGACCTGTTCGTTGGCCGCCAGCTGGAGGACGTAGCTGTTATCTTCCCTTACTCCAACGACTTCTCGAACCGCAAGCTCGCGTACGCGGCAACGACACGTGCCATTCGGACGCTCTCGTACACGATGAACGTTCATGCCTTCGGTCTTGGCGATTATCATCTTGAGGCGCTTGCAGAGACGAAGCCGAAGCTCATCATCGTACCGAGCGCGCATAACTTCAGCAGCGATGCGCTTGAAATACTCACATCGCATGTGAAGACGCATGGCGGAACGCTTCTGTTCACAGGCCCGCTTGGTCTTGACGAGTACTGGCGTCCAGTTAGCGGACGCGCTCCGGAAGTTGGCGAGCACAGCGTAAGCAACCTGCTTCGCGAAGAGCTGCTTGAGCTGGACGGCAAGCTGCTGCCGGTATCATTCGGCGGCGCGCGCATCGCCGACAGCAACAAAGGCGTTCTTGCCGAATCGGGCAGCGGCGCTGCGAAGCTTACTGAAGTTGCGCTTGGCGCGGGACGTTTGCTCTGGAGCCCTCTGCCGATTGAGCTGAACGAGCGACTTGCTCCGCTGCAAGCTGTCTATGAGAAGGCGCTTCAGCAAGCTGGCGTTGAAGCTGAGCTGGATTGGCTTCACGGCGGCGAGCTGCCTGGCGTTTACGGGCGCAAGCTTGCTTTTGACTCCGGCTCGCTGTACATCTTCGTCTCTGAATTCGGCTGTGACGCAGCCATTGAAATTCGCGATCCGAAGACGGGCAAACAATATGCGTTCACGCTGCCGCAGGAGCGCACGGTGATGTTCGCCGCTGACGCGAATGGCGAGCTTCTCGCGGTCTACCGTCCGCAAGAAGTTGCTGTAGAAGTGAAGTAA
- the spoVAE gene encoding stage V sporulation protein AE, whose protein sequence is MIYLWAFIVGGGICVIGQLMFDVFKLTPAHTMATLVVAGAVLDGIGVYDPLIRFAGAGATVPITSFGNALVHGALTELTNDGWIGIITGIFSITSAGISAAIIFSFLAAIAVRPKG, encoded by the coding sequence ATGATTTATTTGTGGGCATTTATCGTCGGAGGCGGCATATGCGTAATCGGACAGCTGATGTTCGACGTGTTCAAGCTAACCCCGGCGCACACGATGGCAACGCTTGTCGTGGCAGGGGCGGTACTCGACGGCATCGGCGTCTACGACCCGCTGATCAGGTTTGCCGGGGCAGGGGCGACAGTTCCGATTACGAGCTTCGGCAATGCACTTGTGCACGGGGCGCTGACCGAGCTGACGAACGATGGGTGGATCGGGATCATTACAGGGATTTTTAGCATTACAAGCGCGGGTATATCCGCAGCGATTATATTCTCCTTCCTGGCGGCAATCGCCGTCCGTCCGAAGGGATAA
- a CDS encoding endonuclease/exonuclease/phosphatase family protein produces MDQVKIMTLNTWLGGEAVHDGISKLARAVSFSGADIVGFQETPDPAAAVAKQLGWYSAQNNEGRGNCSIISKYPIVDSFYLEEVSAVAAHIELPSGQRVIAVSTHLYYDPYGPYWALFDGKTAEEIIAMETEVRGSEIGAVLKALEPLVASDAPLFLMGDFNTPSHLDWTEAARASHNDYSIEWPVSRMVEEAGFRDSYRDIHPDPVSMPGNTWSTVHTPEHPWGDNPFEPQDRIDFIYYHGSTVAVTASEVVVLGEPLGFGSHEQNEWPSDHAAVMSIFHIKSL; encoded by the coding sequence ATGGATCAGGTTAAAATCATGACGCTTAACACCTGGCTCGGCGGAGAAGCTGTCCACGACGGAATTTCCAAGCTAGCACGGGCCGTATCCTTCTCGGGAGCAGATATCGTCGGCTTCCAAGAGACGCCGGACCCTGCTGCGGCTGTCGCAAAGCAGCTAGGCTGGTACTCCGCGCAAAATAACGAGGGCCGGGGCAATTGCAGCATCATCAGCAAATATCCGATTGTGGATTCCTTCTATCTCGAAGAAGTAAGCGCTGTCGCAGCGCACATCGAGCTTCCTTCCGGGCAGCGCGTCATCGCGGTAAGCACGCATCTCTATTATGATCCGTACGGACCGTACTGGGCACTATTCGATGGGAAGACCGCTGAAGAAATTATCGCGATGGAGACAGAAGTTCGCGGTTCCGAGATTGGAGCTGTACTGAAGGCGCTTGAACCGCTCGTTGCATCAGATGCACCGTTGTTCTTGATGGGCGATTTCAATACGCCATCGCATCTGGATTGGACGGAAGCGGCGCGAGCGTCCCATAACGATTATAGCATCGAATGGCCGGTCAGCCGCATGGTTGAAGAAGCGGGTTTCCGCGATTCGTACCGCGATATTCATCCAGATCCTGTTTCGATGCCTGGCAACACCTGGTCAACCGTTCATACGCCTGAGCATCCTTGGGGCGACAATCCGTTCGAGCCGCAGGACCGAATTGACTTTATCTATTACCACGGAAGCACGGTAGCTGTAACAGCCTCTGAAGTTGTTGTACTTGGAGAACCTCTAGGCTTCGGCAGCCATGAACAGAACGAGTGGCCCTCTGATCATGCCGCGGTCATGTCTATCTTCCATATCAAATCGTTATAA
- the spoVAD gene encoding stage V sporulation protein AD, with product MLRGKQTWWFEQRPVIIGAATVVGPDEGEGPLAADFDLVHPELDMQQKSWEKAERLLLEQASDMALQYAKVNKQQLQFYVGGDLMNQIISNSFAARTIGAPYLGVFGACSTSMESLAIASLIVNSKSGDYVLAGTCSHNCTAEKQFRYPTEYGSQKPPTAQYTVTGAGAVVVAADGDGPIVECATIGKIVDLGITDPFNMGAAMAPAAVDTLTMHFNDTGRTPGDYDLIVTGDLATVGHAIAKDLLHRDGVPMEDTVFGDCGLMIYDVQKQKVQAGGSGCGCSAVVTYGHLLKRLKQGELKRILVCATGALLSPLSFQQGESIPCIAHAVALESPMHS from the coding sequence ATGCTGCGCGGCAAACAAACATGGTGGTTCGAGCAGCGTCCGGTCATTATCGGCGCGGCGACAGTCGTAGGTCCGGATGAAGGGGAAGGTCCGCTCGCGGCGGACTTTGATCTGGTGCATCCTGAGCTGGATATGCAGCAGAAAAGCTGGGAGAAGGCCGAGCGGCTCCTCTTGGAGCAAGCGTCGGATATGGCGCTCCAATATGCGAAGGTGAATAAGCAGCAGCTGCAATTCTACGTTGGCGGCGATCTCATGAACCAGATCATCAGCAACAGCTTCGCCGCCCGCACGATTGGCGCTCCGTATCTCGGCGTCTTCGGAGCATGCTCAACGTCGATGGAGTCGCTTGCGATCGCATCGCTAATCGTGAACTCCAAATCGGGCGATTACGTGCTTGCCGGCACATGCAGCCACAACTGCACCGCTGAGAAGCAGTTCCGCTATCCGACGGAATATGGCTCGCAGAAGCCGCCGACAGCGCAGTATACCGTTACCGGCGCCGGCGCGGTCGTCGTTGCTGCCGATGGCGACGGGCCAATCGTAGAGTGTGCGACCATTGGCAAAATCGTCGACCTCGGCATCACAGACCCGTTCAATATGGGCGCAGCGATGGCGCCGGCGGCGGTCGATACGCTGACGATGCATTTTAACGATACAGGCAGGACCCCGGGCGACTATGATCTCATCGTAACAGGCGATCTCGCGACAGTGGGGCATGCGATTGCCAAAGATTTGCTTCATCGCGACGGCGTGCCGATGGAGGACACCGTGTTCGGCGATTGCGGCTTGATGATCTATGATGTGCAGAAGCAGAAGGTGCAAGCGGGCGGGAGCGGCTGCGGCTGTTCGGCGGTCGTCACGTATGGACATTTGCTTAAGCGGTTGAAGCAAGGAGAGCTGAAGCGGATACTTGTCTGCGCGACCGGAGCGTTGCTCTCTCCATTGTCATTCCAGCAAGGCGAGTCGATACCATGCATCGCGCATGCCGTCGCATTGGAGAGCCCAATGCACAGTTAA
- a CDS encoding AAA family ATPase → MDNRTANYRLSTEIRRNLVSCILGKEAEIELLLTALFAGGHVLIEDVPGTGKTQLVKALSRTIGGQFRRIQCNPDLLPTDITGVAIYHPKNEAFMFRPGPVMANLLLVDEINRATTKTQSALLEAMEERHVTVDGDSYELPIPFTLIATQNPIEFDGTYTLPEAQLDRFMMKLSLGYPDAATERQMIISPNASSPADKLEAVISIEQVAQMMEAVKLVHLDEAVADYIIRIIRGTRTHSGVQLGASPRAAISLTAAAKANAFLQERDYVIPDDVKQLASTVLAHRIILHTESRMNGLTTEDVVRAVVRDTQVPVRMER, encoded by the coding sequence ATGGACAATCGAACTGCCAACTATCGCTTATCTACAGAAATTCGTCGCAACCTCGTCAGCTGCATCCTGGGTAAAGAAGCCGAGATCGAACTGCTGCTAACCGCTTTATTCGCAGGTGGACATGTACTGATCGAGGATGTTCCAGGCACTGGAAAGACGCAGCTTGTGAAAGCGCTTTCCCGAACGATTGGCGGCCAATTCCGCCGCATTCAATGCAATCCCGACCTGCTCCCGACCGATATTACCGGCGTTGCCATTTATCATCCGAAGAATGAAGCTTTTATGTTCCGGCCAGGTCCGGTCATGGCGAATTTGCTCCTCGTCGATGAGATTAACCGCGCGACCACGAAGACCCAATCCGCGCTGCTCGAAGCGATGGAAGAGCGCCATGTGACTGTAGACGGCGATTCCTATGAACTTCCCATTCCTTTTACATTAATAGCGACTCAGAATCCGATCGAATTCGATGGTACGTATACACTGCCGGAGGCTCAGCTCGACCGGTTCATGATGAAGCTCTCGCTCGGTTATCCGGATGCGGCTACGGAGCGTCAGATGATTATTTCGCCGAATGCCTCTTCACCGGCTGATAAGCTTGAGGCGGTCATATCCATTGAGCAAGTTGCCCAAATGATGGAGGCTGTCAAGCTCGTTCACCTCGATGAAGCGGTTGCTGACTATATCATCCGCATTATCCGTGGCACACGAACGCATAGCGGCGTACAGCTTGGCGCGAGTCCGCGCGCAGCAATCTCGCTTACAGCGGCGGCAAAGGCGAACGCCTTCCTGCAGGAGCGCGATTATGTCATCCCGGACGACGTCAAGCAGCTGGCATCCACTGTTCTGGCGCACCGGATTATTCTCCATACCGAATCTCGCATGAACGGATTGACAACAGAGGATGTCGTCCGCGCTGTCGTCCGTGATACGCAAGTGCCAGTCCGCATGGAGCGTTAA